One stretch of Solenopsis invicta isolate M01_SB chromosome 16, UNIL_Sinv_3.0, whole genome shotgun sequence DNA includes these proteins:
- the LOC105202829 gene encoding glucose dehydrogenase [FAD, quinone], protein MSVKIPRLLCFLSAVTIFVPLQSSGQPRTKQYNNIYGNNVSGRELTNILEIGIGALNFLMQGQRYMNEEVPDMIPQFGAVYDFIVIGAGTAGATIATRLSEIRQVKVLLIEAGSNENLLMDIPLLVHMLQLSNDINWKYQTKTSNKYCLGMSNNKCNWPRGKVMGGSSVLNYMIATRGCAEDYNRWAEMGNVGWAYKDVLEYFKKLETIDIPELRSDTAYHGTQGPLHISYPKFHTLLADAFLKAGKELGYPVLDYNGENMIGFSYLQTTTVNGTRMSSNRAYLHPARNRPNLHVTRESMVRKILIDQRTNRAIGVEFIKNRQIIQVFASKEVILSAGAIGSPQLLMISGIGPAKHLSELGIKTVQDLPVGENLMDHVAFGGLTWTVNEPISIRLFDMINPTLPYIGDFLMERRGPLTIPGACEAAAFIDTKNPKKRDSMPDIEQLFIGGGFKGDVILPTVMGFNDRMRDIWQKYSNNYGWSILPMLLKPKSRGRIRLLANDINVKPEIVPNYFDDPEDVETMIAGIRNAITVGQTETMQMFGSQLSNDTFPGCENYQYDSDGYWECAIRTASITIYHYSGTCKMGPREDPTAVVDPRLKVIGVEGLRVADASIMPEIISAHTNVPTYMIGEKLADMVKEDWGYLNKSRT, encoded by the exons ATGTCGGTCAAGATTCCGAGACTTCTTTGCTTTCTCAGTGCCGTCACGATATTCGTTCCGCTGCAGTCCAGTGGACAACCGCGAACGAAACAATACAACAATATTTACGGCAATAATGTAAGCGGACGCGAGTTAACAAATATACTTGAAATAGGTATTGGAGCCTTGAACTTCCTGATGCAAGGTCAACGTTATATGAATGAGGAAGTGCCTGACATGATTCCGCAATTCGGAGCAGTGTACGATTTCATAGTAATTGGCGCCGGTACGGCTGGCGCTACAATAGCTACAAGATTAAGTGAGATTCGTCAGGTTAAGGTGTTGTTGATCGAAGCTGGATCTAACGAAAATTTGTTGATGGACATCCCGCTTCTCGTTCATATGCTGCAGCTAAGCAATGATATTAATTGGAAATACCAAACAAAAACATCCAACAAATACTGTCTTGGTATGAGTAACAATAAGTGTAATTGGCCTAGAGGAAAAGTGATGGGAGGTAGCAGCGTGCTAAACTACATGATCGCAACCAGAGGCTGCGCCGAAGATTACAATCGATGGGCTGAAATGGGGAATGTAGGCTGGGCTTACAAGGATGTCCTCGAATACTTTAAAAAGCTGGAAACCATAGATATCCCAGAACTGCGATCGGACACTGCTTACCACGGAACTCAGGGACCGTTGCATATTTCTTACCCGAAATTCCATACGCTACTGGCAGACGCCTTCCTAAAAGCCGGTAAAGAGCTGGGATATCCGGTGTTGGACTATAATGGAGAAAATATGATAGGATTCTCGTATTTGCAGACCACGACTGTAAATGGCACTCGTATGAGCAGCAACAGAGCTTATTTACATCCTGCAAGAAATCGTCCCAATCTTCATGTGACACGCGAAAGCATGGTGAGAAAAATCCTGATCGATCAACGTACGAATCGGGCGATTGGTGTAGAGTTTATCAAAAATCGTCAAATTATCCAAGTGTTTGCAAGCAAAGAGGTAATTTTGAGCGCGGGTGCCATCGGATCACCACAATTATTGATGATATCTGGCATTGGACCGGCAAAACACCTTAGCGAGCTTGGAATAAAAACTGTTCAGGACTTGCCGGTGGGTGAAAATTTGATGGATCACGTAGCATTTGGCGGGCTAACATGGACAGTGAATGAACCGATAAGTATCCGACTGTTCGACATGATAAACCCCACTCTTCCGTATATAGGAGACTTTCTGATGGAGCGCAGAGGACCACTTACAATCCCGGGTGCGTGTGAGGCTGCCGCTTTTATCGACACCAAAAATCCAAAAAAACGTGACAGTATGCCGGACATAGAACAGCTATTTATCGGTGGTGGATTTAAAGGAGATGTTATTCTTCCAACTGTAATGGGTTTCAATGATCGAATGCGTGATATATGGCAGAAATATAGCAACAATTACGGTTGGAGCATACTACCGATGTTGTTGAAACCAAAAAGTCGTGGACGAATAAGACTACTAGCCaatgatattaatgttaaacCCGAGATTGTTCCGAATTACTTTGATGATCCAGAAGATGTTGAAACGATGATTGCTGGCATTAGAAATGCAATAACCGTTGGTCAGACGGAAACAATGCAGATGTTTGGTTCACAATTATCGAACGATACTTTTCCCGGATGCGAAAACTATCAATATGACTCTGATGGTTATTGGGAGTGCGCGATAAGAACAGCATCAATCACTATCTATCACTATAGTGGTACTTGCAAGATGGGACCGAGAGAAGATCCAACTGCTGTTGTCGATCCTAGGTTAAAG GTGATTGGTGTTGAAGGACTGCGAGTAGCAGACGCTTCTATCATGCCCGAGATTATATCGGCGCACACAAACGTGCCTACCTATATGATTGGCGAAAAGCTGGCAGACATGGTCAAAGAAGATTGGGGATACTTGAATAAGTCACGAACGTAA
- the LOC113003822 gene encoding uncharacterized protein LOC113003822 — MSIFLTLSFYFVYCFLIAFVTASKPLSILVIEPVVSTSHHIWTVNLIKGLLHKGHHVHAVSVQETKVDDKLAQNLTYAVFDDVIKTYQKSKDYNPSKWEQYSVFYMTYFIHQ; from the exons ATGTCGATCTTTCTCACtttgtcgttttattttgtttattgttttttaatagcCTTTGTAACAGCGTCAAAACCATTATCGATTTTAGTGATAGAGCCTGTAGTATCGACTAGTCATCATATCTGGACGGTGAATTTGATTAAAGGACTGCTACACAAAGGTCATCATGTACATGCAGTGAGCGTACAAGAGACGAAAGTCGACGATAAACTTGCGCAGAACTTGACATATGCT GTTTTTGACGATGTGATAAAAACTTACCAGAAATCCAAAGATTATAACCCGTCTAAGTGGGAACAATACAGCGTATTTTATATGACGTATTTTATACACCAATGA